The stretch of DNA AGCGTTGCGTTCCGTCTGCCGTCTATCCCTTTGCCGAACGGAAAGAACCCGGCTGCACGGCCTATGTCGAAAGCGGGCGTTTGGTTGTAGAAAAGCCCTCCGTCTTCGCCATGCCGCAAGGCGAACTGAGCCTGACCGGCCGACATAATCTCTACAATTCGCTCGCCGCTGCTCAGGCAGCACATCTCGCCGGCATCCCCACAGATGTCATCCGGCGGGGCCTCTCCGACTTTCCCGGCGTGGAACACCGCATGGAACGTGTGGCCATCGTAGACGGTGTGCAGTATATCAACGATTCGAAAGCCACCAATGTCGATGCCTGCCATTATGCACTCGAAGCCATGACCGCGCCCACCGTGCTTATCATTGGTGGCAAAGATAAGGGCAACGACTACGAGCCCATTAAGCCACTCGTACAACAGAAGTGCGCTGCGCTGGTCTATCTCGGAGCCGACAACGCCAAACTTCATGCCACTTTCGATGCCCTGGGCCTCCCCGTTCGCGATACACACAGCATGAAAGCCTGCGTTCAGGCTTGTCGAGAATTGGCTAAGCCCGGCTACACGGTGCTGCTTAGTCCCTGTTGTGCCAGCTTCGACCTCTTTAAAAATATGGAAGACCGAGGCGAACAGTTCAAACAATTGGTAATTGAAAATTGACCATGGAGAATTGACAGTGATGATTTTTCGACGAAACATCGTCAAATCCCCTCTCTCCATTTCCAATATTCCATTTCCAATTCTCAATCCTCAATTCCAATTGTCAATTAAAAATGGCTCTCAACAAAACATTAGGCAACATATTTAAGGGCGACAAAGTGATTTGGATGATCTTTTTCTTCCTCTGCATCATCAGTGCCGTCGAAGTCTTCTCCGCCTCCTCGGCCCTCACCTACAAAGGAGGCAGCTACCTATCGCCCATCTCCAAACACGTAGGCATCCTGTTGTTGGGCATCGTCGCCATGCTTGTCACACTCAACATACAGTGTCGATACTTCAAGATTCTCACGCCCTTTCTCATCTTCTTCTCGCTCATCACACTCATATGGGTGCTTGTAGCAGGGCAGTCCACCAACGGAGCGCAACGTTGGGTCAGTTTGTTGGGCATTCAGTTTCAGCCTTCCGAGATCGCCAAAGGTACCCTTGTACTTGCCGTAGCCCAGATCTTGAGTGCCCTACAAACCGATAAAGGAGCCGACCGCCGAGCTTTCAAATACATCCTCATCGTGGGTGGTATCATCGTCTTTTTTATTATGCTCGAAAATCTCTCCACGGCCATGCTCCTCTGCCTGGTCATCTATATGATGATGATTCTCGGTCGTGTGCCCATTGGGCAACTGGGCAAGCTCTTAGGCATCGTCACCATTGTAGCGACGAGCGGCATCGCGTTCATCCTCATCTTCGGACATGCGCAGAAAACCGAGAACCCCGACCGCGTACTCACCGAGCAAGTGGAGAACAAAAAGAAAGACGAGGGCATTTTCGCAAAAGTCTTTCACCGGGCCGACACGTGGAAATCGCGTATCTACAAGTTTATGAACAGCGAGGAAGTGCCACCCGAGAAGTTCGATTTGGATAAAGACGCGCAGGTGGGACACGCCAATATCGCCATCGCATCGTCTAATATCGTGGGGCGCGGGCCCGGCAATTCGGTCGAGCGCGACTTCCTTTCGCAAGCCTTTTCCGACTTTATCTACGCCGTCATCATCGAAGAGATGGGCATCATTGGAGCCGTTGTCGTAGCCATGCTCTACATCATTCTCCTCTTCCGCACAGGCATTATCGCCAACCGATGCGAAAACACCTTTCCCGCTTTTCTGGCTATGGGACTGGCGTTGCTTCTCGTCACGCAAGCCCTTTTCAATATGTGCGTGGCGGTGGGTTTAGCTCCCGTCACCGGTCAGCCCCTTCCGTTGGTGAGCAAAGGCGGTACCTCTACCATCATCAACTGCGTGTATGTGGGTGCCATACTCAGTGTGAGTCGCTCGGCCAAGAAGAAAACCTCTGATACACCTTCCTCCGCTGTCCATCCGGCAACAGCCTAACGAAACCTATATTGCATCGACAGCCGACGACAAAGATCAGAATCGGTCTTTCCTTTGCTTGAGAAGCGGGAGCGAAAGAATCAGAACTCGACGTAGGGTTCCAGCTGTTTGATTTTCTCAGGGGTGAACTCTTTGAGCAGTTTCAGCTCGTCAAGACTGTGCAGAGGGCCGCGCAAACGTCGATAGTCCACAATGGCCCGCGCCATGTAGAAGTTGATGTAAGGATGGCGTTTCAGTTCGTTCAGGGTGAGTCGATTTAGATTCAGTCGGCGAATTTTGCCCATTTCATCGGTAGAAAGTTGAAAATAGGGTAGGGCGTCGACGGGAAAATCGTCGATTTCGACCAACTGATTCACCTGCGAAAATCCACCCAGTCGGTTGCGATAGAGCACAATCTGACGGGCAAAATAGCTCCCGATGCCCGGCACCTTCTTCAGCATTGACGTGTCGGCAGAGTTCAACAGCACGTGCATACCCTCTTTTATTTTGACGGGAAACTTCACCGTATCACGTACATAAGTCTCTTTTCTCTCTCTTCCGGTAAAGAGTTCGGCCGCCGGACGATAGTCTGCCGAGATTCGGATATAAGGTTCCAACAGCCGATACTGCTTTTGGGTGAGCCCATAAAGTCGGGCAAAGTCTTCCGGTTGACGGAAAACGCCCCCCCTGGCACGATATTTCAGCAAACAACGCACCTGCCATCGCTGCAAGCCCAAGGCCAAAAGCTGCCGAGCATCGGCTGTATTCGGATCGAAGGGGCCCAGTTGAGGCTGTGGCTGAACTTCCTCGTCAAAATCCCATTCCGGAGACTCTTCTCTCGATGAAAAGGGCATTTTTTCTTTCCTTTCCTCCGCTTTTTGAGGTGAAGACGGAGCGATGGGCAAGTTGCGGGCCACGCGGATGCCGACGATCACTGCCGCGATGAAGAGCAAAAGAAAGACGAGTGCTTTGCGGTCTGACTTTGGAAAATAGAAAAACTCTTTGAAAAACATGGCAAAAGGATTGAAGTAGATGATGTGTCAAACAGTTTTGAACTGACCCATGACTGTCTTAGTAAGAGCGGAAGAACGTTGACAAGACAACAGAGACAGGGCGTATGGGGTCCTTTCTGTCGGAGCATTGTTAACCCATTCCTTACTGCAAAAATATAAAAAAATATCTGCTTTTGCAGCGGAAAAGCACGTTTCCCGAGAAGAATCAAAATAAAACAAAGGTATTTTCGTTTTCATCACAGTGAAGTAAAGTCTTTTTTAAGATCTCCTCAACACCTGCAACCATGCGATATATCCATTATTTAGTCAGAACCTATCCCCTTTCCTGCTGTTTAGCAGCAGGCATTTGGGTGCTTTGTTTGATGCCCGTTCCCGAAACGCCGCTCAGTCATGTCACGTTGGCAGACAAGTGGGCGCACATGTCGATGTATGCTGTCATGTGTCTTTTGGCGTGGACGGAATACCTGCGAGGGCACACCGTATTGCGCAAAAAACGCCTTTTCATCGGTGCTTGGTTAGCACCCGTTCTCATGAGTGGGCTCATTGAGATAGCACAAGCCACGTGTACGGGCGGCCGTCGAAGTGGCGACTGGCTGGACTTTGCTGCCAATGCCGCAGGGGCCACCCTGGGTTTACTGATCGGCATCACACTGACCCAGTGGTTGGGTTGGCCTCCTCGAAAGCCTTGATCTCAGGTTCCTCTTTCTCTAAGGAGCAAACAAAAACGCTCACCAACCGCATTCCCTTTGGGAAAACGCGTGTTTGTGCGGTTTGAATCTACAGAAAGGGCCCATTTCATCGATATTCTTTAGGCAGAGAGTCTTTCCATATCCGGAAAGGGTAGCCCAGCAGGTGGGCATTGTAGAACCGTCGGTCACCCGTCACCTCTTTGCCGATGAAATGGGGCTTTTCAAACGTTTCGTCCTCATTATGCAGTTCAACCTCGGCTAACAGCAGGCCCTCGTTGTCGCCATAAAACTCGTCTATCTCGAAGATATGGCTGCCGCTTTTCACCAAATAACGTCGTTTGTCGATCACGCCGCCCCGACAAAGCCGCATCAACTCTTCGGCTTCGTCTAAGGCAATCTCTTTTTCAAACTCATAACGACTCATCCCGCCGTTGGTCGATCGCCCCTTAATGGTGAGAAAAGCCTTCTCGTCGCGTATGCGTATGCGCACGGTAGCCCCCTCGCAGGGGATGTATCCCTGTTTGATGCGACTGCTGCTGTAGGCCGCTTCCTTAAAGGAAGAGCCTTTCTTAACCAAAAATTTACGTTCAATCTCCAGTCCGCTCATCTTCTTCAGTTTGTTTTTCTGTTCCGGGTGGGAGGCAAGTCGTTTTGCCTTTGTACGGCCTTGATATTGGGCATATCCGTCTTCCGCATTCTCGTCTCTTAGCTTTTAGCGTGTAAAAGCTAAGAAAACGCCATGCGAAAGCTCAACTTTTGAAGCGTAAAAGCTTAGCTTTTGGAAATCGTTTTCTAAGTTACTGATTTTCAGAAGGATATGAAGAAGGCGAGCACCCCTTTCTTTCTCGAATCTCGAAAACGCTTTTCCTCCCTCTTGAGCATGCTTTCCAAAGGTCTTTTCTTGGACACCCCTCTGTCGGAGGGCTACATACTCATGTAGAGAAGTAACATAACCAATGCCAGAAAAACCAGCACGCCGATGAGCCACCCAATGATGGTGTTGGCTTGTTTCTCTTGTTGCGCCTGTCGTTTGGCACGACGCATTTTGCTTTTCTCATTCATAGATTTCTCAGTTTAGGGCCCTTTCTTTTCCCCGAGAAGCGGGAAGGAGAAGGGCGGGGTTGATATAATTAGATGGTTTTTTCGTTTTGTCAAGGAGAGGTTGGTGGGTGTAGAACGGGAGAAACCTACTCATCCGTCACGGGAAACTCCATGAGATAAGCCTTGATAAAGTCGTCAATCTTACCGTCCATCACGCCGTCTACATCTGCCGTCTGATAGTTGGTGCGGTGATCTTTCACGCGGCGGTCGTCGAAGACGTAGCTTCTGATTTGGCTTCCCCATTCAATTTTTTTCTTTCCGGCCTCGATTTTGGCCTGTGCCTCCAAGCGTTTCTTCATCGCCCGGTCGTAGAGTTGCGACTTAAGCAGGCGCATGGCGTTGTTACGGTTCTCCAATTGCTTACGACTCTCGGTATTTTCGATGAGGATTTCCTCCTCTTCGCCCGTATCGGGGTCGGTATATTGGTAGCGCAGACGCACACCCGTCTCCACCTTATTGACGTTTTGTCCACCTGCACCGCCGCTTCTAAACAAGTCCCAAGACACCTTAGCGGGGTCTACATACACCTCGATGGTGTCGTCTACCAAGGGCGACACGAAGACGCTGGCAAAGCTCGTCATCCGTTTTCCCTGAGCGTTGTAGGGCGAAACGCGCACCAGTCGGTGCACGCCATTTTCGCTTTTAAGATAGCCATAGGCATATTCTCCGCCCTCGATTTCCATCGTTACGCTCTTGATTCCGGCCTCGTCGCCTTCCTGAAGGTTACTCACCGACACGCGATGTCCATGAGCTTCGGCCCAGCGCATATACATTCGCATGAGCATCTGCGCCCAATCCTGACTCTCTGTGCCGCCTGCGCCCGAATTGATTTTAAGCACACAGTCCATCGGGTCTTCTTTTTGACGCAACATATTCATGAGTTCCAGGCTCTCGATAGCCTCGATGGCCTTTCGATAATCGTCGTCAACCTCTTCCTCCGTCACCATTTCGTCTTTGTAGAAGTCGAAAGCCAACTGCAATTCGTCGGTTGCTTGGCGCACATTTCGATAGCCTGTAATCCATTTTTCGATGCCCTTCACCTTCTTCATTTGCTCTTGTGCGCGGGCAGGGTCATCCCAAAAGTCGGGTGCTTGAGTGCGCAGTTGCTCCTCTTCGAGCTCCACCTTCTTCTTGTCAATATCCAGATAGCGATGCAAAGCCTCTGCTCGCTCCTGTATGTTTTTGAGTTGTTCTGCTGTAATCATTGTTGAATGGACCTTTGAAAACAGACCGTCGGGAGCAGGAAACGAGCCATAGACCGATGTAAAATCCGGCCCTCTACCGTTTCGTTTCTTCCCGATGTCCTATTCATACATCTTTTCTATCACCTCTTTATAGTTGGCCTGAATCACCCGACGGCGCAGTTTCAGCGTGTTGGTAAGCTCTCCGTTCTCCATACTAAAGTGGTGAGCGATGAGCGTAATGCGCTTAATCTGCTCGTAGGGAGCCAGCTGTTGCACGAGCGTATGGATGCGATCGAGCATCATATCGTGAATTTGGTGGTTGGCACAGAGGTCTTCGCGGCAGTTGAAGGCAATGCCCTTGTCGCGGGCATAGTCTTCCAACAGGCGGAATTCGGGTACCACCAGTGCCGAGACAAACTGCCTTTCGTCGGCCACAACGGCCACTTGGTCGATGTATTTATCCACCAGTAGCAACGCCTCTATCATCTGCGGAGCG from Prevotella sp. oral taxon 475 encodes:
- a CDS encoding ComEA family DNA-binding protein, with translation MFFKEFFYFPKSDRKALVFLLLFIAAVIVGIRVARNLPIAPSSPQKAEERKEKMPFSSREESPEWDFDEEVQPQPQLGPFDPNTADARQLLALGLQRWQVRCLLKYRARGGVFRQPEDFARLYGLTQKQYRLLEPYIRISADYRPAAELFTGRERKETYVRDTVKFPVKIKEGMHVLLNSADTSMLKKVPGIGSYFARQIVLYRNRLGGFSQVNQLVEIDDFPVDALPYFQLSTDEMGKIRRLNLNRLTLNELKRHPYINFYMARAIVDYRRLRGPLHSLDELKLLKEFTPEKIKQLEPYVEF
- a CDS encoding FtsW/RodA/SpoVE family cell cycle protein, giving the protein MALNKTLGNIFKGDKVIWMIFFFLCIISAVEVFSASSALTYKGGSYLSPISKHVGILLLGIVAMLVTLNIQCRYFKILTPFLIFFSLITLIWVLVAGQSTNGAQRWVSLLGIQFQPSEIAKGTLVLAVAQILSALQTDKGADRRAFKYILIVGGIIVFFIMLENLSTAMLLCLVIYMMMILGRVPIGQLGKLLGIVTIVATSGIAFILIFGHAQKTENPDRVLTEQVENKKKDEGIFAKVFHRADTWKSRIYKFMNSEEVPPEKFDLDKDAQVGHANIAIASSNIVGRGPGNSVERDFLSQAFSDFIYAVIIEEMGIIGAVVVAMLYIILLFRTGIIANRCENTFPAFLAMGLALLLVTQALFNMCVAVGLAPVTGQPLPLVSKGGTSTIINCVYVGAILSVSRSAKKKTSDTPSSAVHPATA
- a CDS encoding CYTH domain-containing protein, with product MSGLEIERKFLVKKGSSFKEAAYSSSRIKQGYIPCEGATVRIRIRDEKAFLTIKGRSTNGGMSRYEFEKEIALDEAEELMRLCRGGVIDKRRYLVKSGSHIFEIDEFYGDNEGLLLAEVELHNEDETFEKPHFIGKEVTGDRRFYNAHLLGYPFRIWKDSLPKEYR
- a CDS encoding VanZ family protein; translated protein: MRYIHYLVRTYPLSCCLAAGIWVLCLMPVPETPLSHVTLADKWAHMSMYAVMCLLAWTEYLRGHTVLRKKRLFIGAWLAPVLMSGLIEIAQATCTGGRRSGDWLDFAANAAGATLGLLIGITLTQWLGWPPRKP
- the prfB gene encoding peptide chain release factor 2 is translated as MITAEQLKNIQERAEALHRYLDIDKKKVELEEEQLRTQAPDFWDDPARAQEQMKKVKGIEKWITGYRNVRQATDELQLAFDFYKDEMVTEEEVDDDYRKAIEAIESLELMNMLRQKEDPMDCVLKINSGAGGTESQDWAQMLMRMYMRWAEAHGHRVSVSNLQEGDEAGIKSVTMEIEGGEYAYGYLKSENGVHRLVRVSPYNAQGKRMTSFASVFVSPLVDDTIEVYVDPAKVSWDLFRSGGAGGQNVNKVETGVRLRYQYTDPDTGEEEEILIENTESRKQLENRNNAMRLLKSQLYDRAMKKRLEAQAKIEAGKKKIEWGSQIRSYVFDDRRVKDHRTNYQTADVDGVMDGKIDDFIKAYLMEFPVTDE